A single window of Anopheles moucheti chromosome 2, idAnoMoucSN_F20_07, whole genome shotgun sequence DNA harbors:
- the LOC128309395 gene encoding extracellular serine/threonine protein CG31145: MYWIRSKKLRERLALGFGALLVLFTLLLVVDLQMDLGVSRGEFIPSHARIRYANQQDRSGIYNEFHRKYLAKSNASGSKEYLTTNAQAQQRGHTDTSGPGYPGKSASTTAAPPPHDRFKDLTALVVAPRASKHRAPQPFERIIVREESYADEPLDEDEANPTLGELLDLRPNPNASNLERFQLRISKRELYSRDDTLVNAVIDDMIRLPIQHVVQKEGGTQLKLIIDYPHDVHALFKPMRFPREQQTLPNHFYFTDYERHTAEIAAFHLDRLLGFRRAMPVTGRILNITTEIYQVGDEVLLKTFFVSPSSNLCFHGKCSYYCDTSHAICGNPDTLEGSFAAFLPTQDDTQRKVWRHPWRRSYHKRRKAQWETDSDYCTMVRDIPPYDEGRRLLDLMDMSVFDFLTGNMDRHHYETFKIFGNDTFPIHLDHGRGFGKPFQDELSILAPVLQCCLIRASTLETLLRYHNGPKSLSEAMRESMAIDPIAPVLWEPHLEALDRRVAIVLQAVRDCIRKSSEEDDGIPDVPNNALGEKDPVARNGFYRS; the protein is encoded by the coding sequence ATGTACTGGATCCGGTCGAAGAAGCTGCGCGAGCGGCTAGCGCTCGGGTTCGGTGCCCTGCTCGTCCTCTTCACGCTGCTCCTGGTGGTCGATCTGCAGATGGATCTCGGTGTGTCGCGGGGTGAGTTTATCCCGTCGCACGCACGTATCCGGTACGCGAACCAGCAGGATCGGAGCGGCATCTACAACGAGTTCCACCGGAAGTATCTCGCCAAAAGCAATGCGTCCGGTTCGAAGGAGTACCTAACGACGAACGCGCAGGCACAACAGCGCGGCCACACCGACACCTCCGGTCCGGGCTATCCCGGCAAGTCGGCGTCGACGACCGCTGCGCCACCACCGCACGACCGCTTCAAGGACCTAACCGCGCTGGTGGTGGCACCGCGCGCCAGCAAACACCGGGCGCCGCAACCCTTCGAGCGCATTATCGTGCGCGAGGAATCGTACGCGGACGAACCGTTGGACGAGGATGAAGCTAATCCAACGCTGGGCGAACTGTTGGACCTGCGGCCCAACCCGAACGCGTCCAACCTGGAGCGGTTCCAGTTGCGCATCTCCAAGCGCGAACTGTACAGCCGGGACGATACGCTCGTGAATGCGGTCATCGACGACATGATCCGGTTGCCCATCCAGCACGTGGTACAAAAGGAGGGTGGCACACAGCTGAAGCTGATCATCGACTACCCGCACGATGTGCACGCACTGTTCAAGCCGATGCGGTTTCCGCGCGAGCAGCAAACCCTGCCGAATCACTTTTACTTCACCGATTACGAGCGACACACGGCCGAGATTGCGGCCTTCCATCTTGACCGGCTGCTTGGCTTCCGGCGGGCGATGCCGGTGACCGGGCGCATCCTGAACATCACCACCGAAATCTACCAGGTGGGCGATGAGGTGCTGCTGAAGACGTTCTTCGTGTCGCCGTCCAGCAATCTATGCTTCCACGGCAAGTGTTCGTACTACTGCGATACGTCGCACGCGATCTGCGGCAATCCGGACACGCTCGAGGGTTCGTTTGCCGCGTTCCTGCCAACGCAGGACGACACGCAGCGCAAGGTGTGGCGGCATCCGTGGCGCCGGTCGTACCACAAGCGCCGGAAGGCACAGTGGGAAACCGACTCCGACTACTGCACGATGGTGCGCGACATTCCACCGTACGACGAGGGTCGCCGGTTGCTCGACCTGATGGACATGTCCGTGTTCGATTTTCTCACCGGCAACATGGACCGGCACCATTACGAAACGTTCAAAATCTTCGGCAACGACACGTTCCCGATCCACCTTGACCATGGGCGCGGTTTCGGCAAACCGTTCCAGGACGAGCTGTCCATCCTAGCGCCAGTGCTGCAGTGCTGCTTGATCCGGGCGTCCACGCTGGAGACGCTGCTGCGCTACCACAACGGTCCGAAATCCCTGTCGGAGGCGATGCGCGAATCGATGGCCATCGATCCGATCGCACCGGTCCTGTGGGAGCCACACCTGGAGGCGCTAGACCGACGGGTTGCGATCGTGCTGCAGGCTGTGCGTGACTGCATCCGGAAGTCGTCGGAAGAGGACGACGGCATTCCCGACGTTCCCAACAACGCGCTCGGTGAGAAGGATCCAGTGGCGCGGAATGGGTTTTATCGTTCCTAG